In a single window of the Paramisgurnus dabryanus chromosome 23, PD_genome_1.1, whole genome shotgun sequence genome:
- the ppp6r3 gene encoding serine/threonine-protein phosphatase 6 regulatory subunit 3 isoform X6, whose product MFWKFDLHTTSHIDTLLEKDDVTLTEVMDEEDVLQECKAQNHKLVDFLVRPQCMEDLVVYITQEPNDDVEEKIKYKYPNISCELLTSDVSQINDRLGEDESLLMKLYSFLQNEPPLNPLLASFFSKVLSILIGRKPEQIVEFLRKREDFVDLMIKHIGTSAIMDLLLRMLTCIEPQQLRQDVLSWLNEEKVIQRLMDMVQPSQDEDRHSNASQSLCEIIRLSRDQMFQVQGCSEPDPLLATLEKQETVEQLLSNIFDKEKNESAIVSVIQILLTLFETRRPAFEGHLEICPPGMNHPSFSVNQSILDAVRPRLKDFHQLLLEPPKKTVLNTTWGVLDPPVGNTRLNVVRLVTSLLQTNTHIINQELIALNTLGVILDMYFKYLWNNFLHTQVEICTAMILAMPSTQSETPEINRDTDQEPIRENILIKHLFQKCQLIQRILDAWGSNEKEQAEGGRRRGYMGHLTRIANSVVHNSDKGPNAAQIQQLISELSEEDRERWEAFTSGQLADTNKKNTVDLVNTHHIHSSSDDEVDFKDSGFHQDSSLQQFGFNDEEFADQDDVGDIPFDRISDINFSLNTNESANMALFEACCKEKIQQFEDAGSDEEDIWDEKDVTFAPEAQRRSRSSGSTDSEESTDSEEEDGKRDPFESGNATSDDRMEVDNGDGQVWTANFDDIPMDTGSSATPNAPTSASRPTLPEPSGWSSPNTAADGETGWADFSSFTPVSPKDPLRSNSPVAMETSIEATDPLGVNAPMPQENTDQWLSNDITPTFPSGKVEASEPEEEPASDRITETVTNGSMKETVSLTVDAKTETAVFKSEEEKLSTSEDASAKLLAAETGESEKNNCPSNCQKPGLKHLDEKANATCDALNGPLEDEATMDEAKSEQRAANPEATVNGPA is encoded by the exons ATGTTTTGGAAGTTTGATCTGCACACGACGTCCCACATCGACACACTCCTGGAGAAAGATGACGTGACGTTGACGGAGGTGATGGATGAGGAGGACGTCCTGCAGGAGTGCAAGGCTCAGAACCACAAGCTCGTGGACTTCCTGGTAAGACCACAGTGCATGGAGGACCTCGTGGTGTACATCACCCAGGAGCCCAACGATGATGTGGAGGAGAAGATCAAATACAA GTATCCCAACATATCATGTGAACTCCTGACCTCAGATGTTAGCCAGATCAATGACAGACTTGGTGAAGATGAAAGCTTGCTAATGAAGCTCTACAGCTTCCTACAGAACGAGCCTCCACTCAACCCGCTGCTGGCTAGTTTCTTCAGCAAGGTCCTGAGCATCCTCATTGGGAGAAAACCAGAGCAG ATCGTGGAGTTCCTCAGAAAGCGGGAAGACTTTGTGGATCTGATGATCAAACACATAGGGACCTCAGCCATTATGGACCTCCTGCTCAGGATGCTCACCTGCATTGAGCCACAGCAGCTTCGACAAGATGTATTAAGT TGGCTGAATGAGGAGAAAGTTATACAACGGCTAATGGACATGGTGCAGCCGTCTCAGGATGAAGAT AGACACTCAAATGCGTCCCAGTCGCTCTGTGAGATCATTCGACTGAGCAGAGATCAGATGTTTCAAGTCCAGGGCTGTTCAGAGCCCGACCCCCTGCTGGCCACACTGGAGAA ACAAGAAACAGTAGAACAATTGCTGTCCAACATCTTTGACAAAGAGAAGAACGAGTCTGCTATTGTCAGTGTAATCCAGATTCTTCTTACCCTCTTTGAGACACGGAGACCGGC TTTTGAAGGCCATTTGGAGATTTGTCCACCTGGTATGAACCACCCATCATTCTCTGTCAATCAGAGCATTCTAGATGCTGTCAGGCCCAGACTCAAAGATTTTCACCAGCTTTTGCTTGAGCCCCCAAAG AAAACAGTCTTGAACACCACGTGGGGAGTGCTGGATCCACCCGTGGGAAACACTCGCCTTAATGTGGTGCGACTAGTGACCAGTCTTCTGCAGACCAATACTCATATCATTAACCAGGAGCTCATTGCCCTGAACACACTGGGAGTCATACTA GACATGTACTTCAAGTACTTATGGAATAACTTCCTACACACACAAGTAGAAATCTGTACGGCGATGATCTTAGCGATGCCTTCAACCCAAAGTGAAACTCCTGAAATTAACAGAGACACCGACCAAGAACCTATAAGAGAAAACatccttatcaaacat CTCTTTCAGAAGTGCCAGTTAATACAAAGAATTCTTGATGCCTGGGGATCAAATGAGAAGGAACA GGCTGAAGGTGGGCGACGGAGAGGTTACATGGGTCATCTGACAAGAATAGCAAACTCTGTAGTACACAATAGTGACAAGGGTCCCAACGCAGCACAGATTCAGCAGCTCATCTCAG AACTTTCAGAGGAGGACAGGGAAAGATGGGAAGCGTTCACTTCAGGACAGCTAGCAGAtacaaacaagaaaaacactgtaGACTTA GTTAACACGCATCACATACACTCATCCAGTGATGATGAGGTAGATTTCAAAGACAGCGGTTTTCATCAGGACTCCTCCCTACAGCAA TTTGGCTTCAATGACGAAGAGTTTGCCGATCAGGATGATGTCGGGGA TATTCCCTTTGATAGAATATCAGACATCAACTTTTCCTTGAACACAAATGAAAGT GCAAACATGGCGCTCTTTGAAGCCTGCTGTAAAGAGAAAATCCAGCAGTTTGAAGATGCCGGCTCTGACGAGGAGGATATTTGGGACGAGAAAGACGTCACTTTCGCACCGGAAGCTCAGAGACGTTCTAG AAGCTCAGGAAGTACAGACAGCGAGGAGAGCACGGATTCTGAGGAGGAAGATGGCAAACGAGACCCATTTGAGTCTGGGAACGCCACATCAGATGACAGAATGGAAGTGGACAATGGGGATG GTCAAGTCTGGACGGCAAATTTTGATGACATACCAATGGACACTGGCAGCTCAGCGACTCCCAACGCACCCACGTCAGCCTCCCGGCCTACTTTGCCTGAACCTTCAGGCTGGAGCTCTCCAAACACTGCTGCTGATGGTGAGACGGGCTGGGCCGACTTCTCGAGCTTCACACCTGTCAG CCCCAAGGATCCTTTGAGGAGCAATTCCCCTGTAGCCATGGAGACCAGCATAGAGGCGACGGACCCTCTGGGTGTCAATGCACCCATGCCACAAGAAA ACACAGATCAGTGGCTTTCCAACGACATCACCCCCACATTCCCCAGTGGAAAGGTAGAGGCCTCAGAACCCGAGGAAGAGCCCGCCAGCGACCGCATCACCGAAACGGTCACCAACGGCTCCATGAAGGAGACGGTCAGTCTTACTGTAGACGCCAAAACCGAAACTGCTGTTTTCAAAAG CGAGGAAGAGAAACTATCTACCTCTGAAGATGCATCTGCAAAGCTCCTTGCTGCCGAGACTGGAGAGTCGGAGAAGAACAATTGTCCAAGCAACTGTCAGAAACCAGG TTTAAAGCACTTAGATGAAAAAGCAAACGCCACTTGCGACGCTCTAAATGGACCTCTAGAGGATGAGGCCACTATGGACGAAGCCAA ATCAGAGCAGCGCGCTGCCAACCCCGAGGCAACGGTGAACGGTCCAGCGTGA
- the ppp6r3 gene encoding serine/threonine-protein phosphatase 6 regulatory subunit 3 isoform X7: MFWKFDLHTTSHIDTLLEKDDVTLTEVMDEEDVLQECKAQNHKLVDFLVRPQCMEDLVVYITQEPNDDVEEKIKYKYPNISCELLTSDVSQINDRLGEDESLLMKLYSFLQNEPPLNPLLASFFSKVLSILIGRKPEQIVEFLRKREDFVDLMIKHIGTSAIMDLLLRMLTCIEPQQLRQDVLSWLNEEKVIQRLMDMVQPSQDEDRHSNASQSLCEIIRLSRDQMFQVQGCSEPDPLLATLEKQETVEQLLSNIFDKEKNESAIVSVIQILLTLFETRRPAFEGHLEICPPGMNHPSFSVNQSILDAVRPRLKDFHQLLLEPPKKTVLNTTWGVLDPPVGNTRLNVVRLVTSLLQTNTHIINQELIALNTLGVILDMYFKYLWNNFLHTQVEICTAMILAMPSTQSETPEINRDTDQEPIRENILIKHLFQKCQLIQRILDAWGSNEKEQAEGGRRRGYMGHLTRIANSVVHNSDKGPNAAQIQQLISELSEEDRERWEAFTSGQLADTNKKNTVDLVNTHHIHSSSDDEVDFKDSGFHQDSSLQQMQQMTSNFIEQFGFNDEEFADQDDVGDIPFDRISDINFSLNTNESANMALFEACCKEKIQQFEDAGSDEEDIWDEKDVTFAPEAQRRSRSSGSTDSEESTDSEEEDGKRDPFESGNATSDDRMEVDNGDGQVWTANFDDIPMDTGSSATPNAPTSASRPTLPEPSGWSSPNTAADGETGWADFSSFTPVSPKDPLRSNSPVAMETSIEATDPLGVNAPMPQENTDQWLSNDITPTFPSGKVEASEPEEEPASDRITETVTNGSMKETVSLTVDAKTETAVFKSEEEKLSTSEDASAKLLAAETGESEKNNCPSNCQKPGLKHLDEKANATCDALNGPLEDEATMDEAKSEQRAANPEATVNGPA; encoded by the exons ATGTTTTGGAAGTTTGATCTGCACACGACGTCCCACATCGACACACTCCTGGAGAAAGATGACGTGACGTTGACGGAGGTGATGGATGAGGAGGACGTCCTGCAGGAGTGCAAGGCTCAGAACCACAAGCTCGTGGACTTCCTGGTAAGACCACAGTGCATGGAGGACCTCGTGGTGTACATCACCCAGGAGCCCAACGATGATGTGGAGGAGAAGATCAAATACAA GTATCCCAACATATCATGTGAACTCCTGACCTCAGATGTTAGCCAGATCAATGACAGACTTGGTGAAGATGAAAGCTTGCTAATGAAGCTCTACAGCTTCCTACAGAACGAGCCTCCACTCAACCCGCTGCTGGCTAGTTTCTTCAGCAAGGTCCTGAGCATCCTCATTGGGAGAAAACCAGAGCAG ATCGTGGAGTTCCTCAGAAAGCGGGAAGACTTTGTGGATCTGATGATCAAACACATAGGGACCTCAGCCATTATGGACCTCCTGCTCAGGATGCTCACCTGCATTGAGCCACAGCAGCTTCGACAAGATGTATTAAGT TGGCTGAATGAGGAGAAAGTTATACAACGGCTAATGGACATGGTGCAGCCGTCTCAGGATGAAGAT AGACACTCAAATGCGTCCCAGTCGCTCTGTGAGATCATTCGACTGAGCAGAGATCAGATGTTTCAAGTCCAGGGCTGTTCAGAGCCCGACCCCCTGCTGGCCACACTGGAGAA ACAAGAAACAGTAGAACAATTGCTGTCCAACATCTTTGACAAAGAGAAGAACGAGTCTGCTATTGTCAGTGTAATCCAGATTCTTCTTACCCTCTTTGAGACACGGAGACCGGC TTTTGAAGGCCATTTGGAGATTTGTCCACCTGGTATGAACCACCCATCATTCTCTGTCAATCAGAGCATTCTAGATGCTGTCAGGCCCAGACTCAAAGATTTTCACCAGCTTTTGCTTGAGCCCCCAAAG AAAACAGTCTTGAACACCACGTGGGGAGTGCTGGATCCACCCGTGGGAAACACTCGCCTTAATGTGGTGCGACTAGTGACCAGTCTTCTGCAGACCAATACTCATATCATTAACCAGGAGCTCATTGCCCTGAACACACTGGGAGTCATACTA GACATGTACTTCAAGTACTTATGGAATAACTTCCTACACACACAAGTAGAAATCTGTACGGCGATGATCTTAGCGATGCCTTCAACCCAAAGTGAAACTCCTGAAATTAACAGAGACACCGACCAAGAACCTATAAGAGAAAACatccttatcaaacat CTCTTTCAGAAGTGCCAGTTAATACAAAGAATTCTTGATGCCTGGGGATCAAATGAGAAGGAACA GGCTGAAGGTGGGCGACGGAGAGGTTACATGGGTCATCTGACAAGAATAGCAAACTCTGTAGTACACAATAGTGACAAGGGTCCCAACGCAGCACAGATTCAGCAGCTCATCTCAG AACTTTCAGAGGAGGACAGGGAAAGATGGGAAGCGTTCACTTCAGGACAGCTAGCAGAtacaaacaagaaaaacactgtaGACTTA GTTAACACGCATCACATACACTCATCCAGTGATGATGAGGTAGATTTCAAAGACAGCGGTTTTCATCAGGACTCCTCCCTACAGCAA ATGCAACAAATGACGTCCAATTTTATTGAGCAGTTTGGCTTCAATGACGAAGAGTTTGCCGATCAGGATGATGTCGGGGA TATTCCCTTTGATAGAATATCAGACATCAACTTTTCCTTGAACACAAATGAAAGT GCAAACATGGCGCTCTTTGAAGCCTGCTGTAAAGAGAAAATCCAGCAGTTTGAAGATGCCGGCTCTGACGAGGAGGATATTTGGGACGAGAAAGACGTCACTTTCGCACCGGAAGCTCAGAGACGTTCTAG AAGCTCAGGAAGTACAGACAGCGAGGAGAGCACGGATTCTGAGGAGGAAGATGGCAAACGAGACCCATTTGAGTCTGGGAACGCCACATCAGATGACAGAATGGAAGTGGACAATGGGGATG GTCAAGTCTGGACGGCAAATTTTGATGACATACCAATGGACACTGGCAGCTCAGCGACTCCCAACGCACCCACGTCAGCCTCCCGGCCTACTTTGCCTGAACCTTCAGGCTGGAGCTCTCCAAACACTGCTGCTGATGGTGAGACGGGCTGGGCCGACTTCTCGAGCTTCACACCTGTCAG CCCCAAGGATCCTTTGAGGAGCAATTCCCCTGTAGCCATGGAGACCAGCATAGAGGCGACGGACCCTCTGGGTGTCAATGCACCCATGCCACAAGAAA ACACAGATCAGTGGCTTTCCAACGACATCACCCCCACATTCCCCAGTGGAAAGGTAGAGGCCTCAGAACCCGAGGAAGAGCCCGCCAGCGACCGCATCACCGAAACGGTCACCAACGGCTCCATGAAGGAGACGGTCAGTCTTACTGTAGACGCCAAAACCGAAACTGCTGTTTTCAAAAG CGAGGAAGAGAAACTATCTACCTCTGAAGATGCATCTGCAAAGCTCCTTGCTGCCGAGACTGGAGAGTCGGAGAAGAACAATTGTCCAAGCAACTGTCAGAAACCAGG TTTAAAGCACTTAGATGAAAAAGCAAACGCCACTTGCGACGCTCTAAATGGACCTCTAGAGGATGAGGCCACTATGGACGAAGCCAA ATCAGAGCAGCGCGCTGCCAACCCCGAGGCAACGGTGAACGGTCCAGCGTGA
- the ppp6r3 gene encoding serine/threonine-protein phosphatase 6 regulatory subunit 3 isoform X2: protein MFWKFDLHTTSHIDTLLEKDDVTLTEVMDEEDVLQECKAQNHKLVDFLVRPQCMEDLVVYITQEPNDDVEEKIKYKYPNISCELLTSDVSQINDRLGEDESLLMKLYSFLQNEPPLNPLLASFFSKVLSILIGRKPEQIVEFLRKREDFVDLMIKHIGTSAIMDLLLRMLTCIEPQQLRQDVLSWLNEEKVIQRLMDMVQPSQDEDRHSNASQSLCEIIRLSRDQMFQVQGCSEPDPLLATLEKQETVEQLLSNIFDKEKNESAIVSVIQILLTLFETRRPAFEGHLEICPPGMNHPSFSVNQSILDAVRPRLKDFHQLLLEPPKKTVLNTTWGVLDPPVGNTRLNVVRLVTSLLQTNTHIINQELIALNTLGVILDMYFKYLWNNFLHTQVEICTAMILAMPSTQSETPEINRDTDQEPIRENILIKHLFQKCQLIQRILDAWGSNEKEQAEGGRRRGYMGHLTRIANSVVHNSDKGPNAAQIQQLISELSEEDRERWEAFTSGQLADTNKKNTVDLVNTHHIHSSSDDEVDFKDSGFHQDSSLQQAFSDYQMQQMTSNFIEQFGFNDEEFADQDDVGDIPFDRISDINFSLNTNESANMALFEACCKEKIQQFEDAGSDEEDIWDEKDVTFAPEAQRRSRSSGSTDSEESTDSEEEDGKRDPFESGNATSDDRMEVDNGDGQVWTANFDDIPMDTGSSATPNAPTSASRPTLPEPSGWSSPNTAADGETGWADFSSFTPVSPKDPLRSNSPVAMETSIEATDPLGVNAPMPQENTDQWLSNDITPTFPSGKVEASEPEEEPASDRITETVTNGSMKETVSLTVDAKTETAVFKRVLKSYREEEKLSTSEDASAKLLAAETGESEKNNCPSNCQKPGLKHLDEKANATCDALNGPLEDEATMDEAKSEQRAANPEATVNGPA from the exons ATGTTTTGGAAGTTTGATCTGCACACGACGTCCCACATCGACACACTCCTGGAGAAAGATGACGTGACGTTGACGGAGGTGATGGATGAGGAGGACGTCCTGCAGGAGTGCAAGGCTCAGAACCACAAGCTCGTGGACTTCCTGGTAAGACCACAGTGCATGGAGGACCTCGTGGTGTACATCACCCAGGAGCCCAACGATGATGTGGAGGAGAAGATCAAATACAA GTATCCCAACATATCATGTGAACTCCTGACCTCAGATGTTAGCCAGATCAATGACAGACTTGGTGAAGATGAAAGCTTGCTAATGAAGCTCTACAGCTTCCTACAGAACGAGCCTCCACTCAACCCGCTGCTGGCTAGTTTCTTCAGCAAGGTCCTGAGCATCCTCATTGGGAGAAAACCAGAGCAG ATCGTGGAGTTCCTCAGAAAGCGGGAAGACTTTGTGGATCTGATGATCAAACACATAGGGACCTCAGCCATTATGGACCTCCTGCTCAGGATGCTCACCTGCATTGAGCCACAGCAGCTTCGACAAGATGTATTAAGT TGGCTGAATGAGGAGAAAGTTATACAACGGCTAATGGACATGGTGCAGCCGTCTCAGGATGAAGAT AGACACTCAAATGCGTCCCAGTCGCTCTGTGAGATCATTCGACTGAGCAGAGATCAGATGTTTCAAGTCCAGGGCTGTTCAGAGCCCGACCCCCTGCTGGCCACACTGGAGAA ACAAGAAACAGTAGAACAATTGCTGTCCAACATCTTTGACAAAGAGAAGAACGAGTCTGCTATTGTCAGTGTAATCCAGATTCTTCTTACCCTCTTTGAGACACGGAGACCGGC TTTTGAAGGCCATTTGGAGATTTGTCCACCTGGTATGAACCACCCATCATTCTCTGTCAATCAGAGCATTCTAGATGCTGTCAGGCCCAGACTCAAAGATTTTCACCAGCTTTTGCTTGAGCCCCCAAAG AAAACAGTCTTGAACACCACGTGGGGAGTGCTGGATCCACCCGTGGGAAACACTCGCCTTAATGTGGTGCGACTAGTGACCAGTCTTCTGCAGACCAATACTCATATCATTAACCAGGAGCTCATTGCCCTGAACACACTGGGAGTCATACTA GACATGTACTTCAAGTACTTATGGAATAACTTCCTACACACACAAGTAGAAATCTGTACGGCGATGATCTTAGCGATGCCTTCAACCCAAAGTGAAACTCCTGAAATTAACAGAGACACCGACCAAGAACCTATAAGAGAAAACatccttatcaaacat CTCTTTCAGAAGTGCCAGTTAATACAAAGAATTCTTGATGCCTGGGGATCAAATGAGAAGGAACA GGCTGAAGGTGGGCGACGGAGAGGTTACATGGGTCATCTGACAAGAATAGCAAACTCTGTAGTACACAATAGTGACAAGGGTCCCAACGCAGCACAGATTCAGCAGCTCATCTCAG AACTTTCAGAGGAGGACAGGGAAAGATGGGAAGCGTTCACTTCAGGACAGCTAGCAGAtacaaacaagaaaaacactgtaGACTTA GTTAACACGCATCACATACACTCATCCAGTGATGATGAGGTAGATTTCAAAGACAGCGGTTTTCATCAGGACTCCTCCCTACAGCAA GCCTTTTCTGATTATCAGATGCAACAAATGACGTCCAATTTTATTGAGCAGTTTGGCTTCAATGACGAAGAGTTTGCCGATCAGGATGATGTCGGGGA TATTCCCTTTGATAGAATATCAGACATCAACTTTTCCTTGAACACAAATGAAAGT GCAAACATGGCGCTCTTTGAAGCCTGCTGTAAAGAGAAAATCCAGCAGTTTGAAGATGCCGGCTCTGACGAGGAGGATATTTGGGACGAGAAAGACGTCACTTTCGCACCGGAAGCTCAGAGACGTTCTAG AAGCTCAGGAAGTACAGACAGCGAGGAGAGCACGGATTCTGAGGAGGAAGATGGCAAACGAGACCCATTTGAGTCTGGGAACGCCACATCAGATGACAGAATGGAAGTGGACAATGGGGATG GTCAAGTCTGGACGGCAAATTTTGATGACATACCAATGGACACTGGCAGCTCAGCGACTCCCAACGCACCCACGTCAGCCTCCCGGCCTACTTTGCCTGAACCTTCAGGCTGGAGCTCTCCAAACACTGCTGCTGATGGTGAGACGGGCTGGGCCGACTTCTCGAGCTTCACACCTGTCAG CCCCAAGGATCCTTTGAGGAGCAATTCCCCTGTAGCCATGGAGACCAGCATAGAGGCGACGGACCCTCTGGGTGTCAATGCACCCATGCCACAAGAAA ACACAGATCAGTGGCTTTCCAACGACATCACCCCCACATTCCCCAGTGGAAAGGTAGAGGCCTCAGAACCCGAGGAAGAGCCCGCCAGCGACCGCATCACCGAAACGGTCACCAACGGCTCCATGAAGGAGACGGTCAGTCTTACTGTAGACGCCAAAACCGAAACTGCTGTTTTCAAAAG AGTGTTGAAATCGTATCG CGAGGAAGAGAAACTATCTACCTCTGAAGATGCATCTGCAAAGCTCCTTGCTGCCGAGACTGGAGAGTCGGAGAAGAACAATTGTCCAAGCAACTGTCAGAAACCAGG TTTAAAGCACTTAGATGAAAAAGCAAACGCCACTTGCGACGCTCTAAATGGACCTCTAGAGGATGAGGCCACTATGGACGAAGCCAA ATCAGAGCAGCGCGCTGCCAACCCCGAGGCAACGGTGAACGGTCCAGCGTGA
- the ppp6r3 gene encoding serine/threonine-protein phosphatase 6 regulatory subunit 3 isoform X3 — translation MFWKFDLHTTSHIDTLLEKDDVTLTEVMDEEDVLQECKAQNHKLVDFLVRPQCMEDLVVYITQEPNDDVEEKIKYKYPNISCELLTSDVSQINDRLGEDESLLMKLYSFLQNEPPLNPLLASFFSKVLSILIGRKPEQIVEFLRKREDFVDLMIKHIGTSAIMDLLLRMLTCIEPQQLRQDVLSWLNEEKVIQRLMDMVQPSQDEDRHSNASQSLCEIIRLSRDQMFQVQGCSEPDPLLATLEKQETVEQLLSNIFDKEKNESAIVSVIQILLTLFETRRPAFEGHLEICPPGMNHPSFSVNQSILDAVRPRLKDFHQLLLEPPKKTVLNTTWGVLDPPVGNTRLNVVRLVTSLLQTNTHIINQELIALNTLGVILDMYFKYLWNNFLHTQVEICTAMILAMPSTQSETPEINRDTDQEPIRENILIKHLFQKCQLIQRILDAWGSNEKEQAEGGRRRGYMGHLTRIANSVVHNSDKGPNAAQIQQLISELSEEDRERWEAFTSGQLADTNKKNTVDLVNTHHIHSSSDDEVDFKDSGFHQDSSLQQAFSDYQMQQMTSNFIEQFGFNDEEFADQDDVGDIPFDRISDINFSLNTNESANMALFEACCKEKIQQFEDAGSDEEDIWDEKDVTFAPEAQRRSRSSGSTDSEESTDSEEEDGKRDPFESGNATSDDRMEVDNGDGQVWTANFDDIPMDTGSSATPNAPTSASRPTLPEPSGWSSPNTAADGETGWADFSSFTPVSPKDPLRSNSPVAMETSIEATDPLGVNAPMPQENTDQWLSNDITPTFPSGKVEASEPEEEPASDRITETVTNGSMKETVSLTVDAKTETAVFKSEEEKLSTSEDASAKLLAAETGESEKNNCPSNCQKPGLKHLDEKANATCDALNGPLEDEATMDEAKSEQRAANPEATVNGPA, via the exons ATGTTTTGGAAGTTTGATCTGCACACGACGTCCCACATCGACACACTCCTGGAGAAAGATGACGTGACGTTGACGGAGGTGATGGATGAGGAGGACGTCCTGCAGGAGTGCAAGGCTCAGAACCACAAGCTCGTGGACTTCCTGGTAAGACCACAGTGCATGGAGGACCTCGTGGTGTACATCACCCAGGAGCCCAACGATGATGTGGAGGAGAAGATCAAATACAA GTATCCCAACATATCATGTGAACTCCTGACCTCAGATGTTAGCCAGATCAATGACAGACTTGGTGAAGATGAAAGCTTGCTAATGAAGCTCTACAGCTTCCTACAGAACGAGCCTCCACTCAACCCGCTGCTGGCTAGTTTCTTCAGCAAGGTCCTGAGCATCCTCATTGGGAGAAAACCAGAGCAG ATCGTGGAGTTCCTCAGAAAGCGGGAAGACTTTGTGGATCTGATGATCAAACACATAGGGACCTCAGCCATTATGGACCTCCTGCTCAGGATGCTCACCTGCATTGAGCCACAGCAGCTTCGACAAGATGTATTAAGT TGGCTGAATGAGGAGAAAGTTATACAACGGCTAATGGACATGGTGCAGCCGTCTCAGGATGAAGAT AGACACTCAAATGCGTCCCAGTCGCTCTGTGAGATCATTCGACTGAGCAGAGATCAGATGTTTCAAGTCCAGGGCTGTTCAGAGCCCGACCCCCTGCTGGCCACACTGGAGAA ACAAGAAACAGTAGAACAATTGCTGTCCAACATCTTTGACAAAGAGAAGAACGAGTCTGCTATTGTCAGTGTAATCCAGATTCTTCTTACCCTCTTTGAGACACGGAGACCGGC TTTTGAAGGCCATTTGGAGATTTGTCCACCTGGTATGAACCACCCATCATTCTCTGTCAATCAGAGCATTCTAGATGCTGTCAGGCCCAGACTCAAAGATTTTCACCAGCTTTTGCTTGAGCCCCCAAAG AAAACAGTCTTGAACACCACGTGGGGAGTGCTGGATCCACCCGTGGGAAACACTCGCCTTAATGTGGTGCGACTAGTGACCAGTCTTCTGCAGACCAATACTCATATCATTAACCAGGAGCTCATTGCCCTGAACACACTGGGAGTCATACTA GACATGTACTTCAAGTACTTATGGAATAACTTCCTACACACACAAGTAGAAATCTGTACGGCGATGATCTTAGCGATGCCTTCAACCCAAAGTGAAACTCCTGAAATTAACAGAGACACCGACCAAGAACCTATAAGAGAAAACatccttatcaaacat CTCTTTCAGAAGTGCCAGTTAATACAAAGAATTCTTGATGCCTGGGGATCAAATGAGAAGGAACA GGCTGAAGGTGGGCGACGGAGAGGTTACATGGGTCATCTGACAAGAATAGCAAACTCTGTAGTACACAATAGTGACAAGGGTCCCAACGCAGCACAGATTCAGCAGCTCATCTCAG AACTTTCAGAGGAGGACAGGGAAAGATGGGAAGCGTTCACTTCAGGACAGCTAGCAGAtacaaacaagaaaaacactgtaGACTTA GTTAACACGCATCACATACACTCATCCAGTGATGATGAGGTAGATTTCAAAGACAGCGGTTTTCATCAGGACTCCTCCCTACAGCAA GCCTTTTCTGATTATCAGATGCAACAAATGACGTCCAATTTTATTGAGCAGTTTGGCTTCAATGACGAAGAGTTTGCCGATCAGGATGATGTCGGGGA TATTCCCTTTGATAGAATATCAGACATCAACTTTTCCTTGAACACAAATGAAAGT GCAAACATGGCGCTCTTTGAAGCCTGCTGTAAAGAGAAAATCCAGCAGTTTGAAGATGCCGGCTCTGACGAGGAGGATATTTGGGACGAGAAAGACGTCACTTTCGCACCGGAAGCTCAGAGACGTTCTAG AAGCTCAGGAAGTACAGACAGCGAGGAGAGCACGGATTCTGAGGAGGAAGATGGCAAACGAGACCCATTTGAGTCTGGGAACGCCACATCAGATGACAGAATGGAAGTGGACAATGGGGATG GTCAAGTCTGGACGGCAAATTTTGATGACATACCAATGGACACTGGCAGCTCAGCGACTCCCAACGCACCCACGTCAGCCTCCCGGCCTACTTTGCCTGAACCTTCAGGCTGGAGCTCTCCAAACACTGCTGCTGATGGTGAGACGGGCTGGGCCGACTTCTCGAGCTTCACACCTGTCAG CCCCAAGGATCCTTTGAGGAGCAATTCCCCTGTAGCCATGGAGACCAGCATAGAGGCGACGGACCCTCTGGGTGTCAATGCACCCATGCCACAAGAAA ACACAGATCAGTGGCTTTCCAACGACATCACCCCCACATTCCCCAGTGGAAAGGTAGAGGCCTCAGAACCCGAGGAAGAGCCCGCCAGCGACCGCATCACCGAAACGGTCACCAACGGCTCCATGAAGGAGACGGTCAGTCTTACTGTAGACGCCAAAACCGAAACTGCTGTTTTCAAAAG CGAGGAAGAGAAACTATCTACCTCTGAAGATGCATCTGCAAAGCTCCTTGCTGCCGAGACTGGAGAGTCGGAGAAGAACAATTGTCCAAGCAACTGTCAGAAACCAGG TTTAAAGCACTTAGATGAAAAAGCAAACGCCACTTGCGACGCTCTAAATGGACCTCTAGAGGATGAGGCCACTATGGACGAAGCCAA ATCAGAGCAGCGCGCTGCCAACCCCGAGGCAACGGTGAACGGTCCAGCGTGA